CTAAATTACGTGCAGCTCTCATAGCCATTAAATTAGCTTCAGTACCACCAGTAACAATATTACCATATGGTTCTTCAAGAGAAAGAAAAGAACCAATATTTTTTATAGCTTTTTCCTCAAGAGTTTGAGTTCCTTTAAAAAGACCAGGGTCTCCAAGATTAGAGTCTATAAAATCACAAAACACTTCTTTAGCCAAAGGATCAGCACGTGTACACATTGATCCTAATATATTACCTTGTGAATATTTTAAATCTTTTTCTTTGAATTTAGCTAATTCTTCTAATATTTTTTCTTTTTCTAATGGTTCTTGGTTCATTGAAAATACCTTTTAAAGTTATATAAATAAAATCCCCTTAATAAAATAATATTCATAAGAATTAAAATAAAAATAAAATTAATAATAGAATTAAAAATAAAATAATAAGGTTTAATTAAACCTTTCTTAACTTAAAAATACCCTGAAAAATAATTATTTTTGTTTTCTTGCAGCATCTAAAAGTAATTTTTGTTCGGACCTTGCTACAGTGTGTCTTACATCAACTACTGCATCAGTATTAGCTGAAACACTATTAATTCCAAGTTCAACTAGTTTTTCAACTATATGAGGTTTACTGCCCGCTTGACCACAAATACTAGATGTTACACCTGCTTCAGCACATTTTTCAATAGTTCTTGCAATTAGCTTTAAAACGGCAGGATGTTCTTCATTATAGTTTTTAGCTACTAACTCATTATTTCTATCAACAGCAAGAGTATATTGAGTAAGATCATTAGTTCCTAAGCTTGCAAAATCAATTCCAACTTCAATAAATTCTTCTATCATAAGAGCTGCAGCTGGAGTTTCTACCATTATGCCAAAATCAACATCTTTGTGAGGTATAAGTCCTACTTCTTCAGAAATCATTTTAGCTTTTCTTAATTCTTCAGGACTCTGTGATAATGGAATCATAATTCCGATATTAGTATAGCCTTGTTCATGGAGCTTTTTAATAGCTTTAAATTCAGCTTTAAGAATATCGGGCTGATCAAGCTCTCTTCTAATACCTCTCCAACCAAGCATTGGATTATGTTCATGAGGTTCATCTTCTCCACCTTCAAGGGTTTGGAATTCGTCTGTAGGAGCATCTAAAGTTCTATACCAAACTGGTTTTGGATAGAAAACATCCACTACTTTTAAAATATTTTCCATCAATATTTTTATAAGTTCATCTTCCCTACCATCATTGATAAATTTATTTGGATGAACACCAGCAGTTAACATCATATGTTCTGTTCTAAGCAATCCTACCCCATCAGCACCAGTAGCGAAAGCTTTTTTAGCTGCTTCTGGCATACTCACGTTAGCTTTAACTTCAGTTACAGTTATAATAGGGGCTGCAGCTTGAACAGAGATTTTTTCAGTTTGTTTTTCTTTAGTTATTTTGAACTCACCTTCAAAGACAAGCCCTTTTTTACCATCAATAGTTACTTTAGAATTTTCTTTAAGAACTTCAGTTGCATTTCCAGTTCCAACAACACAAGGAATTCCAAGTTCACGAGATATAATTGCTGCATGACAAGTTATTCCACCTTCATCAGTGATAATTCCACTAGATCTTTTCATAGCTGGAACCATATCAGGAGTAGTCATGGTTGTAACCATTATATCCCCATCTTGAATTTTATCTAACTCATCAATTTTACGAATAATTTTAACAGAGCCAGATGCCATTCCAGGACTTGCACCAAGACCCCTTACAATAACTTCCCTAGATTCCAAATCATCATCAGGTTCTGCAGTAGAACCTGAAACTTCAGTACCTTCATCTAAAGTAGTGATTGGTCTTGATTGTAACATATAAAGAGTGTTATCATGGAAAGCCCATTCAGTATCTTGTGGAGCATCATAATGCTTTTGGATACGTTTTCCCATTTCAGTTAACTCAATAAGTTCATTTTCAGATAAAACCCTTTTATTTCTTAGTTCTTCTGGAACATCAACTTGTTTAGTTTCACCACTAGGTAATTTTTCAAACATTACCTTTTTATCAGCAATACTTAAGTTTAAGACTTCATTAGTCTTTTTATCAACATAATAAGTATCTGGAGTTACAGAACCTGAAACAACAGCTTCTCCTAATCCCCAAGATCCTTCAATAAGAGCTACATCTTCACCAGTAGAAGGATTAACAGTAAACATTACACCTGCTTTTTCAGATTCGACCATCTCTTGAACAACTACTGCAATATAAACTTTTGAATGTTCAAAATTATTTTCTTCACGATAAAATATTGCTCTAGCTTCAAAAAGAGATGCCCAACATTTCCTTACATATTCGATTACAGATTCAGAACCATGAATATTTAAAAATGTATCTTGTTGACCTGCAAATGAAGCTTCTGGTAAATCTTCTGCAGTTGCTGAAGATCTAATAGCTACAAGAAGATCATCGTCCCCAGTTTTTTGACAAAGAGCATTATAAGCTTCAATAATAAGAGCAGAAATATCTTCTGGAATAGAAGTATTTATAATAATTTTTTTAATCTTTTCAGCTGATTTTTGAAGTTCTTTAGTATTATTAATATCAATTCCACTTAATATATCCATGATATTATCGATTATTCCTGTATCAGTCATGAATTTATTATAAGTTTCTGCAGTAACTACAAATCCAGGAGGTACTGGTATCCCTGCTTGAGTTAATTCGCCTAAATTAGCTCCTTTTCCCCCAGCAATTCCAACATCTTCCTTACTTATATTTTCAAACCTTTCAACATACATAGTTTTCATCCTTGATTTCTAAATAGAAAATAATGCCATAATAATGATTGTAAAATTATTAAACTTAATTTAAACTTAATTAATATATGATTTGATTAAATCTTAATTATAACCTAATATATTAACTAAGGCTTAATTAAAACTTAATATATTACCTAATATATTAATTAATGTTTAATGTAAAACTTAATGTAAAAATTATCGTAAAAAATACACAAATATTGGATAATCTGAATAATATCTCAGTATATTTATAAATTATAATCTAATAACAGATTAAACAAGATAAAAAGTTAAATAATAAGATTATTTAACTAATTCTTCTCCTTTTTCAACTACGATTCTACAACCAACAGGCAATTTCATAGATGCTCTTCTTAAAGATTCTTTTGCATCAAGGAAATTCTTTTTATTGGTTTCGATGGTTAAAACTTTTTGATTTTTTTTAACAATAGCTTCAGAACTAATTGATTTACCAAAAGCTTTTCTCATACCATTCTGTACCCTATCTGCACCTGCACCTGTAGCCATTGGGTTTTCTCTTACGATTTGGTGAGGGAAAACTCTAATTTTTAAATGATATCCCATTCTTCCGGCTTTTCTTTGCATAAATCTGTTAGAAGCAATACGAGCAGCTTCTAATGAGTTATGACTCAAATGAGCAGGGCTTTTCACAGCCAAAGTTACTTTTACTGGAAATTCCTCAGAGAGATTCCCCATATCAAATTGAACTACCTTAGAACCAGGAATTTTTCTTATATATTCTCTTCTTGTATAAGCACGAACCATTAATAGTCCTCCATAATAAAATTGAATTATATATTAATTGTGTTTCTATCAAAATAATTTTATTAAGTCACAATAGACTTATAGGCATTTTTAAGAGCGAATTATCTCAAATTGCTACTAAAACACAAACTATGCCCAATAATATAAAATTTAAGATTAAAAATATTTAAGATTTATATTAAATACATAACTAGATAGAATAAAATTATTTATCTGAATTGGTATTAATAAATGTTACTATATTGAATATAATATATAGTAAAATAACCAAGATTTAAATTTTTAAAATTTAATTTTTAGCAAAAATGAATTAATCCTTAAATTTTATTAATTAATTTGGTTATTACATATTTTTATTATATTTATAATTATTTTTATAATTTATTTTTATGATTAAATTTTAATTTTGATTTAATTTTAATATATTTTCAATTTATTTTTATAAAATTATTATATTATATGAATAAATTATTGAATAAATTATAATATGAATTATTATTGATTATTATAATGAAATAAAATTTTATTTATTATATTTATGATTTCATTAAAATTACTATAATCTCATATAATCTCATTATAAATAAATGTTTATTACAATAATAATATATGTAAAGCATAGTATAAAAATTTTTGAATATTTTAAAATTTATTGGATAAAATAATTAAAATAAAATAAATAATAAATAAATAATAAATAAAATAGAATTAAAATAGAATTAAAATATTGAATATCTATTAAAATAAGAAAATATTTATAAATAAGGAGATAAAATGAAAATTGCAATTAGTGGAAAAGGTGGTGTTGGAAAAACTACATTAACTAGTACATTAGCATGTATATTCTCAGAAAACCATGCTGTTTTTGCAATTGATGCCGATCCAGATATGAATTTAGCAACAAGTCTTGGAGTTAAAGAAAAAATTGTTCCGATTTCATCTATGCGAGAATTAATTAAAGAACGGACAGGTGCAGACAGTGGTGCTTCATTTGGAGAAGTGTTCAAAATGAACCCTAAAATCAGTGATCTTCCTGAAAAACTATCTTATGATTACAAAAAAGATGGATCCCTCAAATTAATGACTATGGGTACTGTTGAAAAAGGTGGAGAAGGTTGTGTTTGTCCAGCTGCCGTATTACTTAAAGCTCTTCTTCGAAACATTGTTGTTAAAAAAGAAGAAATGGTTTTACTTGATATGGAAGCGGGAATTGAACATCTTGGACGGCGTACAGCCGAATCTGTTGATGCAATGATTATTGTAGTTGAACCAGGCCTTAAATCTCTTGAAACAGCTGAAAGAATTAAAAATCTTTCAACAGATATTGGAATAAAAAAGACATTAGCTGTTTTAAATAAATGTTCTTCAATAGAAGAAAAAGAATTTGTGGAAAAAAATCTAAATGAATTAGATATTGAACTTATAGGATCTATTCCTACAGACAAAGATGTTACTATGTCAGATATGGAAGGAAAACCATTGATGAATTACAAAAACTCATCTGCTCTTAGATCTATAAAAAAAATAGCATCTAATTTAGAAACAATGCTAGATTCATGAAAGAAAATGAGATTCATGAATAAAAAAATGTAAATAAAAAATTAATATTTATTCGATGAATATTGAACTTCTCTGACTGATTATTTTATGATTTTCAGCCAGAAATGCTCTTTTTTAGATAGGATTAATTCTTCATAATAATAAAGCATCACATAAAACTATCTTTTTACTATTGCTTTTATTTTATTGTTATATATTGTTTTTAATCCAGAAGTTTTAATCACTGGAGAAAACTTATATATTCCTTTTTTAGCCTTGAAATTAAAAATAACTTTTGCTGAATTTTTTGAACCAACTTTTAAGTTTTCAACTTTTAATATGAGTATTCTAGTTTTTTTATTATAATGGAATTTAACTCCTTTACTAACTAATGGTTTTTTAACGGCCAAACCTTTAGGAATTTTGTAATATACTAAAAATGTCTTTTTATTTGGACCCGCATTTGTAAAAAGAGATTTTAAAGCTAATTTACCTTTTGAAACAGCATAATTATTTTTTACTTTCAAAGAAGTTTTTGGAGTATTTTTTGTAATAGTTTTATTGTCTGAATTTGTATTATTAACTGAAGTCGTATTGTTTATTTGATTTGGACTTATAACATTAAAAGTAACAACATTATAACTACTTGAATATTCACTATCTCCTGCAAAACTAACATTGACTGTATTTTTACCTGAATTTTGTACAAAGTAGTTATACATACCACTTATACCATTTTCATCTGAGACTATATGACCATTACAATGCCCACCATTAACTGAAAAATCTATCATTTTTCCAGGTAATACATTATTATTTTCATCATATATTGTAGCTTTAATATCAACATAACCATTTTCAGTAGTATCTGAAATTTTATCAACTACAATATGAGTATTTTTAGTAGCATTTACACTAGACATTGAAACTAGTACAATTAAAACACTGAATAGTATTAAAATACTATATTTTTTATTATTTTTCATTATTTCAAAACCTATAATTATAGATTATAATATAAAGTATAATATAGATTATAATATGAGATTTATGAGATATTATACAATATATTATAGTTATATTTAGAGTATATATTTACCAAATATAGTAATCCCAATTTTAATTTTAATAACAATTGTTATAAAGACAAATCTAGAATATTCGTTATGTAATAATATGATATTCAAAAAAACATTCTTAAAAATTATAATTAAATCACATTTAATGCAAATATTGATTCTTTAAAGATTTATAACGTCTTTTTTATATGTTTAAATGTTAAAATTTCCAATTACTATATATTTAATAAATTAAATTAATTCTAATATATATATTTTTCTAAAAAATTAACATTAAATAAAATCAAGAAATTTAATAAAAAAAATTAGTGATAAAAACAAAATTTAGCCTTTTCATATGAATATTTTTTAGATATTTATTTAACTTTAAATTACGATATGATTATAACTACATATAGATAAAGATATATAATATTAAAAACAAAAATATCTTTAAATATTATAAATTTAAAAAAACTACTAATTTTATTTCAAAAAGATGTTGATAAAATGAAAATAGAAGCTGAAATTAAAATGGAATATGAAAATTCCAAGGACGCTGATATATCCTTAAAATCTTTAGAAGCAGAAAATAAAGGCTATGTCAAATCTAAAAAAGAAAATAACATTCTCACTTTTAGTTTAAAGTCTGATTCTCTTTCTACATTTCTAGCTACAGCTGACGATTTAATATTTTCTGAAATACTTGTTGAAAAAGTTCTTGAATCGGTATCGAGTAGTTAAATATCAAACATTAACTAATTAATCATATATTAACTAATTAAATAGTTTACTTAATATTTAAAATTAATTATTAGATGATAATTTAAAAAATTATTTTATTAATTATTTTATTATAATTAATAATATAATAATTTTATAAAAATATTTTAAAAATATTTTAAAAAATCTATAATTGATGTAAATATTAATCTAAATTTTATAATTTTAATAATACAGATTATCTAGATATTCTATATCAATATAATAATCAAATATAATATTAAATAATATAAAATAGGATATTATATAATAGAATATTATATAATAGGATATTATTATATAATAGGATATATTTATTTAATATGATATAATTATAATCAAATATAATCTAATTTATAATTTCTTTAATAAAATAATCAAAAATATAAAAATTATTCTTATAAAAGGTGAAATAATGAAATTTTTACTTGAAGGGACAATAACATTTAATAAAAATGTTGAAGAAGCTAAAGAGGACATAGCTAACTTCATTGAAGAAGCTAATAAAGAAATATTGCTTCGTGGTGTAAAAGAGGGACGTGAAGAAGATGGTGCACAAATAACAAAATGGGATGTTAAAGATAATGAATTGCATGTTGAAATTGAATCTGGCAGTAAAGTAAGATCCCATGATGGATTACTTAGGATTAAAAAACCATTAACACAATTACTTGGTAAAAAATACCATTTAGGTGTTAGAAAATTACATGTAGATACCTATACAGTAACCATTCCAACAGGAGTTGGTGAATATGAAATCAACAAAGACCTTGCAAAAAACCTTCCACAAATAACTGATTTAAAAATAGAAGGTAAAAATGTTGTTATTACTTTAAAAGATATTAATGAATCTGAAATTAAGAAACAGACAGTAAATAGAGTAATAAAACATGTAGCTACTAAAAAAGAAGAAGATAATAAAGAAGATGATAAAGACAAAATTGGAGAAAAAAAGGTTGATGATGAAGAAAAAGCACCTATGGCAGCTGGATGTCCAGATGATGATACTGGAGAACAAAAAGATCTTACATTTAGTGTAACAAAGATTACTCCTGGAGAAATAATAGCTAGAAGTCCTGAATTTGAAACATATTTTAAGGGAGATGTGACTGAAAAAGCTATTGAACTTGGATGGATAAAAACATTCCCTGGAAGAGGACAGTGGTTTTATGGACCTCAAATGACAGCACTTCAAAGAGCATTTGAAGCAATTCTTATTGATAAAGTAATTGAAAAACTTGGATTTGATGAATGTCTTTTCCCAAAATTAATTCCAATTCCTACAATGGACAAGATGAGATATCTTGATGGCCTTCCTGAAGGAATGTATTATTGTAGTGCTCCAAAGAGAGACCCAGAATTATTTGATAAGTTTAAAAATGAATTAGCTATTAACCGAGAAGTTCCAATGGATCTTCTAAAAGATGGACTTAAAGATCCTGCATATGTTTTAGCTGCTGCTCAATGTGAGCCATTCTATGAATTCCTTTCTCATGAAGTTATAGATGAAAAAGATCTTCCAATAAAATTCTATGATAAAAGTGGTTGGACATATAGATGGGAGTCTGGTGGAGCTAAAGGAATTGATAGAGTTCATGAATTCCAACGTATTGAATTAGTATGGATAGATAAACCAGAAAATACTAATAAAATCAGAGACGATACTCTTGAATTATCCCATGAATTAGCTAGTGAACTTGAACTTCAATGGTATACTGAAATTGGAGATGATCCATTCTATCTTGAAGGAAGAAAAGTTGAAAACAGAGGAATCGAATTTCCAGATGTTCCAAAATATGAAATGAGGTTAGTAGTTCCAGGCCAGAAAAAAGGAGTAGCTGTTGTTTCTGCAAATGTCCATGGAACTCATTTTACTGAAGGATTCTCTATTAGAGAAGCTCATAAACATACACTTTGGACAGGTTGTACTGGTTTAGGTTTAACTAGATGGTTGTTCGGATTTTTAGCTCAAAAAGGATTTGATGAAGAGAATTGGCCACAGATAATAAAAGATCATTATAAAAAAGTTAAAATACCAAAAATATTAACTTGGCCTACAAAAGAATAGAAATATGAACAAATATATAAAATAATTCATTATAGAATTATTTATCTATCTTTGTTTATATCCTATTAAATTTATATCTATTAATATTAACATTAAATATAAATAATGAGTGAGAACAATTATAATATAATATTATTTATCATCTTATTATTGAGGTAGAAAACATGAGTTGTCAAAATCATCCAAATAAAGAATCTGTAGCTAATTGCCAGTTCTGTGGAAAAGAATTATGTGAAGATTGTGCAATAAATATTGCTGGTAAGAATTACTGTGAAGAATGTATGAGTGATCTTGTAGGTCCAGAATTAACAAGTATTGCCAGTAAAACTCCAGATAGTGAAACTCAGGACACTTCTATTCCAAAACAAGATGTTTCCACTCCAAAAGATACATACGATAATCAAGAACAAACTCCTGTACAAAAAGGGTCAGAAAATACAATTCAAAAAGAAACCCCAATAGAACAAACACAAACCCCAAAAATCGAAGAAACAAACCCAATAGATCAAATTACAAGAGAACCTCAGAGAATAAAAGAAGAAATACCTCCTCAAAATCAAAATATCAATAGAGATAATGATGATTTTAATAAAAACCTTAATAATAATCTTAATGACAACAATAATTTAAATGAAAACCTTAATAATAATCTAAATAATAATCTAAATCACAACAATAATAACCCATATAGACCTCATGATGATATTTATAGTGATGATAGATTATATAATGATATTAATGGAAATAACAATTCTTCAAAACCTCAATATGACAATAAAATTGAAGAAAAATATGAAAAATATTTAGATGATCTTTATTTTGATGAAAATCCTGAAAATCAGAAAAATACCAGACATGGTGAGAATAGATCTGGTGAAAATTTTAGAGATAATAGAAATATTGGAGCTAATAAAGTTCAAAATGTTTCTTTAAGTGAGCAATTAGCTAAAGATGAAGCAGAGCATGGATCAATAACTAGAGAACCTTTCGTTCCAGATGTTCCAGAAGAACCAGTTCAAACAGAAAAATTTACCAATTCAGGAATTAATAATAATGAAGATAGAAATAGAAATGTTCCAATTATGGAAAATTTGAGAAGTGTTAAATCTGACACTCCAAATAAAGAAAATCCAAGAGAATATACACATTCTACATTACATAGAGGGAACATTCATTATAAAAAAGAAGAAAAGAAACCATTTTCTTCATTAGAAAAAGTTTTGACTGTGCTATTAGTTATACTGATTATATTAGTTGTATTATATATAGTCTATCTATTAACATTAAATGGCCAATACCCAAGTTTCATAAGTGCCCTAGGAGCATTCATTGGAAACCCTGGAGAAGTTCTTGGTCAAATGTTTAGTTAATTTTAAATAAAAATCTAAATAATATAATAAAAATTAGAGAATAATAAAAAATAAAAGTTTAAAAAGAAAAATAAAAATAAAAACAAACAATGAAGATAAAAATTATAAAAAAGTAAGAATCTATTTATTCTTCACTTTTTTCATTATTAGAATCTTGTTCATCAGATTCTTCTACTTTCTTTTCAAATTCATCAACAAATTCTACTTTTTCAAAGTCCATGTTATCCCAGATGTCTTTAGCAATTCTAAATCTTGCAAAAGTAACATCCATGTAAGATTTTTGGTCAAATCTGGTGATTTCATCTAATTTTATACTGACTTTATCTCCATCAATTTTAATTTCAGTTTTATTGAGATCCATATTAGGATATGAATAATGAAGTTGAATCATACTTTTTATTCTTTCTTCATCCTCTTCAATAATATCAGAAACAACAACAGCATATTCGAGAGTTTTACCAGCTAAATCATGATTAAAGTCAACTCTTACTCTTCCACCACTAATAGTTAAAACTCTTCCTTTGTGCCCTTCAGAAGTTAATTCCATTCCAACATGAGGAGTCATCCCCTGTTTTTTAAACTCTTTCATAGGAATTAATTGAATTAAATTAGAGTCTCTTTCTCCAAAACCATCTTTAGGAGATACTTCAATTTCTTTTGAATCTCCAACGTCCATTCCAATAACAGCCTCATCAATAGCTTTAAGTAAATGATTTCCTCCAACAATAATTGGAATAGGACCATATTCTTTATTTTCTACTAAAATTCCAGCTTCTTCAGCTACTTCTTGATTAGTAGTATCAAAAACATCCCCAGTTTCTTTAATTTTACCAGTAAATTCTAATTTAATAAAATCACCATTTTTTATTGCCATAATTCGATTCTCCTATTATTATTGTTAATTTTTTGTTTAAATTCTTCTAAAACATCTTCATTTTTATAATCTAAAACACGTATTTTAGAAGAGTAGTTATCAATATAATCATAAATTATATCCTTATTTATTTTAGTTTCTAATACACTTAAAACCCTATGGTTGAAGTGAGTTGAAAACCCATATGAGATACAATTTTGAATTTCTTCAATAGATTCAAAATCTTTATTTT
Above is a window of Methanobrevibacter sp. TMH8 DNA encoding:
- the ppsA gene encoding phosphoenolpyruvate synthase; protein product: MYVERFENISKEDVGIAGGKGANLGELTQAGIPVPPGFVVTAETYNKFMTDTGIIDNIMDILSGIDINNTKELQKSAEKIKKIIINTSIPEDISALIIEAYNALCQKTGDDDLLVAIRSSATAEDLPEASFAGQQDTFLNIHGSESVIEYVRKCWASLFEARAIFYREENNFEHSKVYIAVVVQEMVESEKAGVMFTVNPSTGEDVALIEGSWGLGEAVVSGSVTPDTYYVDKKTNEVLNLSIADKKVMFEKLPSGETKQVDVPEELRNKRVLSENELIELTEMGKRIQKHYDAPQDTEWAFHDNTLYMLQSRPITTLDEGTEVSGSTAEPDDDLESREVIVRGLGASPGMASGSVKIIRKIDELDKIQDGDIMVTTMTTPDMVPAMKRSSGIITDEGGITCHAAIISRELGIPCVVGTGNATEVLKENSKVTIDGKKGLVFEGEFKITKEKQTEKISVQAAAPIITVTEVKANVSMPEAAKKAFATGADGVGLLRTEHMMLTAGVHPNKFINDGREDELIKILMENILKVVDVFYPKPVWYRTLDAPTDEFQTLEGGEDEPHEHNPMLGWRGIRRELDQPDILKAEFKAIKKLHEQGYTNIGIMIPLSQSPEELRKAKMISEEVGLIPHKDVDFGIMVETPAAALMIEEFIEVGIDFASLGTNDLTQYTLAVDRNNELVAKNYNEEHPAVLKLIARTIEKCAEAGVTSSICGQAGSKPHIVEKLVELGINSVSANTDAVVDVRHTVARSEQKLLLDAARKQK
- the rplJ gene encoding 50S ribosomal protein L16 codes for the protein MVRAYTRREYIRKIPGSKVVQFDMGNLSEEFPVKVTLAVKSPAHLSHNSLEAARIASNRFMQRKAGRMGYHLKIRVFPHQIVRENPMATGAGADRVQNGMRKAFGKSISSEAIVKKNQKVLTIETNKKNFLDAKESLRRASMKLPVGCRIVVEKGEELVK
- a CDS encoding AAA family ATPase; translation: MKIAISGKGGVGKTTLTSTLACIFSENHAVFAIDADPDMNLATSLGVKEKIVPISSMRELIKERTGADSGASFGEVFKMNPKISDLPEKLSYDYKKDGSLKLMTMGTVEKGGEGCVCPAAVLLKALLRNIVVKKEEMVLLDMEAGIEHLGRRTAESVDAMIIVVEPGLKSLETAERIKNLSTDIGIKKTLAVLNKCSSIEEKEFVEKNLNELDIELIGSIPTDKDVTMSDMEGKPLMNYKNSSALRSIKKIASNLETMLDS
- a CDS encoding KEOPS complex subunit Pcc1; amino-acid sequence: MKIEAEIKMEYENSKDADISLKSLEAENKGYVKSKKENNILTFSLKSDSLSTFLATADDLIFSEILVEKVLESVSSS
- the serS gene encoding serine--tRNA ligase; the encoded protein is MKFLLEGTITFNKNVEEAKEDIANFIEEANKEILLRGVKEGREEDGAQITKWDVKDNELHVEIESGSKVRSHDGLLRIKKPLTQLLGKKYHLGVRKLHVDTYTVTIPTGVGEYEINKDLAKNLPQITDLKIEGKNVVITLKDINESEIKKQTVNRVIKHVATKKEEDNKEDDKDKIGEKKVDDEEKAPMAAGCPDDDTGEQKDLTFSVTKITPGEIIARSPEFETYFKGDVTEKAIELGWIKTFPGRGQWFYGPQMTALQRAFEAILIDKVIEKLGFDECLFPKLIPIPTMDKMRYLDGLPEGMYYCSAPKRDPELFDKFKNELAINREVPMDLLKDGLKDPAYVLAAAQCEPFYEFLSHEVIDEKDLPIKFYDKSGWTYRWESGGAKGIDRVHEFQRIELVWIDKPENTNKIRDDTLELSHELASELELQWYTEIGDDPFYLEGRKVENRGIEFPDVPKYEMRLVVPGQKKGVAVVSANVHGTHFTEGFSIREAHKHTLWTGCTGLGLTRWLFGFLAQKGFDEENWPQIIKDHYKKVKIPKILTWPTKE
- a CDS encoding peptidylprolyl isomerase translates to MAIKNGDFIKLEFTGKIKETGDVFDTTNQEVAEEAGILVENKEYGPIPIIVGGNHLLKAIDEAVIGMDVGDSKEIEVSPKDGFGERDSNLIQLIPMKEFKKQGMTPHVGMELTSEGHKGRVLTISGGRVRVDFNHDLAGKTLEYAVVVSDIIEEDEERIKSMIQLHYSYPNMDLNKTEIKIDGDKVSIKLDEITRFDQKSYMDVTFARFRIAKDIWDNMDFEKVEFVDEFEKKVEESDEQDSNNEKSEE